The Isachenkonia alkalipeptolytica genomic sequence AAATACCGCGTCAATTCGGGGAAGTTCCTCAATCAAGTGGAAAATGTCCTCGGTAAACCTGCGACTCCCCACAAAGGACACCGGGGAGGCCATATCGTCAAAAACCGGGTCGATCAGGATCTTTTTGTTATCGATACTAAGGAGAAAATTCGAGTGTCCGAACCAGGTTAAACTGTCCGCTTCACTGTTGATCTGCTCCCAGTCCAGGGGGGCCACAGGAACATTCTCAGAAGGAATACGGTCTTCTCTTTCCGTGACCCAGTCCCAAATCAGCCCCCCTATAGAGGTCAGGCCCATTTCCGACTCCTTCTCTGTTTCGTTGATGAATTCCCCCTCCACGTAATTGTCCAGTTCTTCGTAGGCCGCCTGCTGTTCCTCCCTGGGACTTCCGCCGAAAACCGGGTGAAAATACATAAAGAGAAGCCCTGCGATGATTCCAACAATCACAAGGCCAAATAGTGTCCATAGGAATTTTTTAAAATACCATTTTCGTTTTCTTTTCTTTCTGAATCGTAGCTTCATGTTCTGTCCTCCTTGCAAAGGGTTGATCGGTTCCGTTAACTTCTGCAGAGACGACTTCTTTACTGGCTCTAACTCTTTATGACGCTACCCCACAAAGACATTATACCCAGTTGAGCACTTCTTAATCTTACAGTTCCACCGGCGTAAAGTCATAACCCGCTTTTTCCAGTTCCTCGATGAGACTATCCGCACCCACCATATTCAGCACAGGAAACTGTAAAAAGTAGCTCTCTTTTTCTTCTTCCAATATTAAGGCTTCAATGCGTTTGGCAAACTCTTGATTATGACCTTTATACTCCCGGTGATAATAGTCCTGAACGCCGCTGTCTTCATGGTTGAGCTTCGTATCCAGCATAGCTTCCAACGCCTGGGTATCCCCTTGTTCCCAGGCACGAATCAATTCCGTTTTACCGGGGTTGCCGGCTTCGATTTCTTCTAAGGTATCCTTAAGCATTTGCTTCTGGGATTCTATGGGAATTAGGTTGCTATGTTCATTATGAAACAGGATCAGTTCCTCGTAATTATAAAGAGCCCTTGTTTCCATATCCTCTTCCGTTGTCCGTTGCTTAAAATAGTCCATCGTTCCCTGGTCGCTGCTAAGTGAACTGTTCTGATAACCAGTGTACTCAATTAGATTTCTCACTGACCAAGGTTTAAACCGGCTCAAATACTGCCAGGACCCGCCCTGTTCCACGGCAATATCCCTGACCTGCTGAAAAACATCTTCCGATAAAACCTCTCTCAGCCCGTCTTCATCCGGTGCGTATTTCATAACCGCCTCTTGAAGTTCCTCTTGTTCTCGACGGCTTAATGGAAAATCAAAGGACTCTCCGTATACCTCCGCCTGATCGAAGGCTTCCAACACTCCTGTTGCTAATGAATGATGTTCCTCCGTCAATACCGACATCCCACCGTATAAATAAACTGTTGCACCGTTGATCGTGCCTTCATACAGTAATCCCCGGCTATCTCCCTCATAACTGCCTTCATCGTTGCCGCTTCCCTCCGTTCCCTCGCTACATCCTGATATTAAAAGCATTGCACCTACCAGTATTGCCAAACAAATTTTTTTCATAATTAAGTTACCCCCTCTAAATATTTATATATAATTAGTTATTCTTCTTTAATTTAAAAATACTTTTTTTTTGGGGGCTTTTTTTAGAAGGCTTTTTTTTGGGGAGGATGCAGTTTCATGGTTTTCAGCACTTTTAGTGCTTTTTAAGTACTCTAGAGAGTTTGCTGATTTCTCCCGGTTACCGGTTCAGCCAAGTGATCACCACTTGCAAAGCCGTTGCAAAGCTTACCCATAACAGATAGGGTACATTGATATAGGCCACCCATTGGATATAGGGCCCGATGGCAATCATGGCCCAGATCAGGGTTATCAAGACTAAGAAAATGTCCACCGCTGCAAATAAATTGTTTTTCAATCGGAACTGCAACGGCGTGAAAGCAACATTAAACACTAGGTTCAGTGCGAAGGGCAGCACAATCCCCCAGGGTAAATCCCCCCGGAAAAACTGTATAAAAACACTGCCGAAGGATACTGCGATGATCACATAGAGTAAGGACCACACCGGACCAAATACCCATGCCGGGGGTGCCCACTTCGGTTTAACCAGTTTTGCGTACCAGTTGCTGTTATCCATAGGTTTTACTCCTTATATCATAAATTTTTGCCCTTTTTTCTTTTTCAAAAAACTGGCGATGATCCAGGCAAGGCAAAATATTCACTGTCATTGATTGGTGTGATAATTTTCTTACTCCATAATTACCCCTAAAACAGAAGGATATGCAAACATAATGCCACCCTTTTCAGAGTGGCATCCGGAATTACTAATATTTGGTTCACAACCATAAGTGATGACAGTTTCTCCGTCCCGCTGTCATTCTGCTCCTCTTTCGATATAACAATGGAGAAATTTTTCCCTCTCTTTTGAAAGGGCTTCGGTGTCGTATTCCGCTTTTTTCTTTTTAGAAGAAGTATTGTATCCTGCAATCAAAAGGGTCATTTTCTTTTCCTTAAT encodes the following:
- a CDS encoding TraB/GumN family protein; translation: MKKICLAILVGAMLLISGCSEGTEGSGNDEGSYEGDSRGLLYEGTINGATVYLYGGMSVLTEEHHSLATGVLEAFDQAEVYGESFDFPLSRREQEELQEAVMKYAPDEDGLREVLSEDVFQQVRDIAVEQGGSWQYLSRFKPWSVRNLIEYTGYQNSSLSSDQGTMDYFKQRTTEEDMETRALYNYEELILFHNEHSNLIPIESQKQMLKDTLEEIEAGNPGKTELIRAWEQGDTQALEAMLDTKLNHEDSGVQDYYHREYKGHNQEFAKRIEALILEEEKESYFLQFPVLNMVGADSLIEELEKAGYDFTPVEL
- a CDS encoding TspO/MBR family protein, translating into MDNSNWYAKLVKPKWAPPAWVFGPVWSLLYVIIAVSFGSVFIQFFRGDLPWGIVLPFALNLVFNVAFTPLQFRLKNNLFAAVDIFLVLITLIWAMIAIGPYIQWVAYINVPYLLWVSFATALQVVITWLNR
- a CDS encoding DUF3784 domain-containing protein codes for the protein MGSGLLLIILGYLIKEKKMTLLIAGYNTSSKKKKAEYDTEALSKEREKFLHCYIERGAE